In Nonomuraea sp. NBC_00507, the following are encoded in one genomic region:
- a CDS encoding TetR/AcrR family transcriptional regulator: MEDVKRVGKRTQKARETRRRILQAAGELFVRDGYGTTNLQDIADKAGVAVQTIYFVFGNKRSLLKELVDVTIAGDDEPVATMDRPWFHAAMAAERAEEHLRAHVRGARGVLERVAPVMKVLSTAAAMDPEVAALWSYDVDPRYTVQRAAADALMAKPGARAGVSAEFAADVLYTLLSPEVYLQFVEERGWRPEQWEEWIHGTLAAQLLQPE; the protein is encoded by the coding sequence ATGGAGGATGTCAAGAGGGTCGGCAAACGCACGCAGAAGGCCAGGGAGACGCGGAGGCGGATCCTGCAGGCGGCCGGGGAGTTGTTCGTGCGCGACGGGTACGGCACCACGAACCTGCAGGACATCGCGGATAAAGCGGGCGTGGCCGTGCAGACGATCTATTTCGTCTTCGGCAACAAACGCTCGCTACTGAAAGAGCTGGTGGACGTCACGATCGCCGGGGACGACGAGCCGGTGGCGACCATGGACCGGCCGTGGTTCCACGCGGCGATGGCCGCCGAGCGTGCCGAGGAGCACCTACGGGCGCATGTGCGCGGCGCGCGGGGCGTGCTCGAACGAGTGGCGCCGGTCATGAAGGTGCTGAGCACGGCCGCGGCGATGGATCCCGAGGTGGCAGCGCTCTGGTCGTACGACGTCGATCCCCGCTACACGGTGCAGCGGGCCGCGGCCGACGCGCTCATGGCCAAGCCGGGAGCGCGGGCCGGTGTCTCGGCCGAGTTCGCGGCCGACGTGCTCTACACGCTGCTCAGTCCCGAGGTCTACCTGCAGTTCGTCGAGGAGCGCGGCTGGAGGCCCGAGCAGTGGGAGGAGTGGATCCACGGGACCCTGGCCGCCCAGCTCCTCCAGCCGGAATAG
- a CDS encoding rod shape-determining protein has translation MSVLGHDLAMDLGAACTRIYVKGKGIVLDEPSAVARHAETGKVLGYGAAAVDVPGETCWPISDGLPADGELTRRLIRYFVRKVHGHPFARPRVVLALPDGCTRIDRAALRDVAFEAEARDILLIPHALAAALGAGVPVKDCAGWMVIDIGRDAARIAVLSYGAVVASGTVPGGGHAMSRSIARLVEREHGLLIDEAEAEAAKRRAGSEWKPLDRQVLVHGRDAETGRERTAALPVQLIYEATRQPVETIERAAVGIVEDCPAELVADLGERGAVLVGGGALLRGLCRRMRTALCMPVRRAERPLESVALGLGHCVDDLGLIAKLRGGAR, from the coding sequence ATGAGCGTCCTCGGCCATGACCTGGCGATGGATCTCGGGGCCGCGTGCACCCGGATCTACGTCAAGGGCAAGGGCATCGTGCTGGACGAGCCCTCGGCCGTCGCACGCCACGCCGAGACGGGCAAGGTCCTCGGGTACGGCGCGGCGGCCGTCGACGTACCCGGCGAGACGTGCTGGCCGATCAGCGACGGGCTGCCGGCCGACGGTGAGCTCACCCGGCGTCTGATCCGGTATTTCGTCCGCAAAGTGCACGGGCATCCGTTCGCCCGGCCGCGGGTGGTCCTGGCGCTGCCCGACGGGTGCACGCGGATCGACCGGGCGGCGCTGCGGGACGTGGCGTTCGAGGCGGAGGCGCGGGACATCCTGCTGATCCCGCACGCGCTGGCGGCCGCGCTCGGCGCGGGCGTGCCGGTCAAGGACTGCGCCGGGTGGATGGTCATCGACATCGGGCGCGACGCGGCCAGGATCGCGGTGCTGTCTTACGGGGCCGTGGTCGCCTCTGGCACGGTGCCGGGCGGCGGCCATGCCATGAGCAGGTCGATCGCCCGCCTGGTCGAGCGCGAGCACGGACTGCTGATCGACGAGGCCGAGGCGGAGGCGGCCAAGCGACGCGCGGGCTCCGAGTGGAAGCCTCTGGACCGGCAGGTGCTGGTCCACGGCAGGGACGCGGAGACCGGCAGGGAGCGCACGGCGGCACTCCCAGTGCAACTGATCTATGAGGCGACCAGGCAGCCGGTCGAGACCATCGAGCGGGCGGCGGTCGGGATCGTGGAGGACTGCCCGGCGGAACTGGTGGCCGACCTCGGGGAACGGGGTGCGGTGCTGGTGGGGGGTGGCGCGCTGCTGCGCGGGCTGTGCCGGCGGATGCGTACCGCCTTGTGCATGCCGGTGCGCCGGGCGGAGCGGCCCCTGGAGTCCGTGGCGCTCGGCCTCGGACACTGCGTGGACGACCTGGGACTGATCGCCAAGCTCAGGGGCGGCGCCAGGTGA
- a CDS encoding DUF5302 domain-containing protein: MADTPEPENSETPEDEMKRKFREALERKRNQHAGSGEGGRGGDPSKIHGAHGPAASKRSFRRKSGG, translated from the coding sequence ATGGCGGATACACCGGAGCCGGAAAACAGCGAAACTCCCGAGGACGAGATGAAGCGCAAGTTCCGCGAGGCGCTGGAGCGCAAGCGCAACCAGCACGCGGGCTCGGGCGAGGGTGGCAGGGGCGGTGACCCATCGAAGATCCACGGGGCGCACGGTCCGGCTGCGAGTAAAAGATCGTTCAGGCGCAAGAGCGGCGGCTGA
- a CDS encoding alpha/beta fold hydrolase: MRAAVNGINIAYETFGSPAGRPLLLIMGLGAQLIHWDEGLCRLLAEQGHHVVRFDNRDAGLSTHFHDQGVPPAGTPAPYLLDDLADDAAGLMEALGWPAAHVVGASMGGMIAQALAIRHPGRVLTLTSIMSTPGPEVAPPTAAAAEVLMATPPADRDGVLEQALRTWSVIGSPGYDLDRERIIEMAGMAYDRCFDPAGTARQLAAIMASGGRTELLAQVKVPTLVLHGEADQLIPVAGGQATAAAIPGARLVTYPGMGHDLPRPLWADIVTEITKLTSA; this comes from the coding sequence ATGCGCGCAGCCGTCAACGGCATCAACATCGCCTACGAGACCTTCGGCTCACCGGCAGGACGACCCCTGCTCCTCATCATGGGGCTAGGCGCCCAGCTCATCCACTGGGACGAGGGGCTCTGCCGGCTCCTGGCGGAGCAGGGACACCACGTCGTACGGTTCGACAACCGCGACGCCGGCCTGTCCACGCACTTCCACGACCAGGGTGTCCCCCCAGCGGGGACGCCTGCGCCGTACCTGCTCGACGACCTGGCCGACGACGCCGCCGGCCTCATGGAGGCACTCGGCTGGCCCGCCGCCCATGTGGTCGGTGCATCGATGGGCGGGATGATCGCCCAGGCCCTGGCCATCCGGCATCCTGGACGGGTGCTGACCCTGACCTCGATCATGTCGACCCCGGGCCCCGAGGTCGCCCCACCGACCGCGGCGGCGGCCGAGGTGCTGATGGCCACGCCGCCGGCCGACCGTGACGGCGTGCTGGAGCAGGCGCTGCGCACCTGGTCCGTCATCGGCTCGCCCGGCTACGACCTGGACCGCGAGCGGATCATCGAGATGGCCGGGATGGCCTACGACCGGTGCTTCGATCCTGCGGGCACGGCCAGGCAACTGGCCGCCATCATGGCCTCGGGCGGCCGGACGGAGCTGCTCGCCCAGGTGAAGGTGCCCACTCTGGTCCTGCACGGCGAGGCGGACCAGCTCATCCCCGTGGCGGGCGGTCAGGCCACGGCGGCGGCCATCCCCGGTGCCAGGCTGGTGACCTATCCCGGCATGGGCCACGACCTGCCACGTCCCCTCTGGGCCGACATCGTCACCGAGATCACCAAGCTCACCAGCGCCTGA
- a CDS encoding winged helix-turn-helix transcriptional regulator, whose amino-acid sequence MVLDRIGDKWSVLVVLSLIGGPMRFTQLRAQIGGVTPKVLTQTLRAMEQDGLVTREVFAEVPPRVEYTLTDLGRSLHEPISAVAEWAEQNIVEIIRCREKSA is encoded by the coding sequence GTGGTTCTGGATCGGATCGGCGACAAATGGTCGGTGCTGGTCGTGCTCAGCCTCATCGGCGGGCCGATGCGATTCACCCAGCTGCGGGCACAGATCGGCGGGGTCACACCCAAGGTGCTGACGCAGACGTTGCGGGCCATGGAGCAGGACGGGCTCGTCACGCGGGAGGTGTTCGCCGAGGTGCCGCCGCGGGTCGAGTACACGCTGACGGATCTCGGGCGCTCGCTGCACGAACCGATCTCAGCGGTGGCCGAGTGGGCCGAGCAGAACATCGTCGAGATAATCCGGTGCCGCGAGAAGTCGGCCTGA
- a CDS encoding NAD(P)-dependent oxidoreductase, translated as MKILLFGATGMIGQRIAAELTDRGHEVTGVSRSGPVKGDVHDSATLAKGYDAVVSAISPPRDGTEPEPPFVAAYRALIDGVRVAGVRRLIAVGGAGSLQVAPGVDLVDTPEFPEIYKKEALAARAVLRLFREVEDLDWTYISPAAEIAPGERTGVYRIGGDQLLVDEKGRSFISAEDYAVAVADELENGAHPRRRITVAY; from the coding sequence ATGAAGATCCTTCTCTTTGGCGCGACCGGCATGATCGGCCAGCGCATCGCCGCAGAGCTCACCGACCGCGGGCACGAGGTGACCGGCGTCAGCCGCTCGGGTCCCGTCAAGGGCGACGTTCACGACTCCGCCACTCTGGCCAAGGGCTATGACGCCGTCGTCTCCGCCATCAGCCCGCCGCGCGACGGCACCGAGCCGGAACCGCCCTTCGTCGCCGCCTATCGCGCGCTGATCGACGGCGTGCGCGTGGCCGGCGTGCGCCGCCTGATCGCCGTCGGCGGCGCCGGCAGCCTCCAGGTCGCCCCCGGGGTCGACCTGGTCGACACGCCCGAGTTCCCGGAGATCTACAAGAAAGAGGCGCTGGCCGCGCGTGCCGTGCTGCGCCTCTTCCGCGAGGTGGAGGACCTGGACTGGACGTACATCTCGCCGGCCGCCGAGATCGCGCCCGGCGAGCGCACCGGGGTCTACCGCATCGGCGGCGACCAGCTGCTGGTGGACGAGAAGGGCCGCAGCTTCATCAGCGCCGAGGACTACGCGGTCGCCGTCGCGGACGAGCTGGAGAACGGCGCACATCCGCGCCGGCGCATCACGGTGGCCTACTGA
- a CDS encoding DUF4032 domain-containing protein: MPLQMTGALGDPDLIRLPWDVPLADWPQHHLVDLPRGISRHVVRFARLSGKVYAIKEISERYAKREYQLLWDLARLDAPAVEPVAYVTGREHDLDAALITRHLQFSLPYRAVMSGTLRPDTLTRLLDALAVLLVRLHLNGFYWGDCSLSNILFRRDAGAFAAYLVDAETGEMHPMISNGQRLADIDAAHTNIFGEMLDLEAGGLLHPSIDPMETAEDVVTRYHRLWDEINESEIIEEVDWHRVEQRIRRLNLLGFDVAEMMVRRKVGTGRLIVRPKVVDAGHHQRRLLRLTGLDVEENQARRLLNDLDGFRVAKGLRHEDEAIVAHKWLAEVFQPTVEAIPAGLRGKLEPAQLFHEILDHRWYLSEQAGADVGLEAAVKSYVDNVLVHKPDEKALLPEDAAQ; the protein is encoded by the coding sequence ATGCCCCTGCAGATGACTGGCGCGCTCGGTGACCCCGACCTCATTCGCCTCCCCTGGGACGTTCCACTCGCTGACTGGCCGCAGCACCATCTCGTCGATCTCCCGCGCGGCATCTCGCGGCACGTGGTGCGCTTCGCCCGGCTCTCGGGCAAGGTGTACGCGATCAAGGAGATCAGTGAGCGCTACGCCAAGCGCGAATACCAGTTGTTGTGGGACCTGGCCCGGCTCGACGCACCGGCCGTGGAGCCGGTCGCGTACGTCACCGGCCGCGAGCACGACCTGGACGCGGCGCTGATCACCAGGCACCTGCAGTTCTCGCTGCCCTACCGCGCCGTCATGTCGGGCACGCTACGCCCCGACACGCTCACCCGGCTGCTCGACGCCCTGGCCGTGCTCCTGGTGCGGCTCCACCTGAACGGCTTCTACTGGGGCGACTGCTCGCTGTCCAACATCCTGTTCCGCAGAGACGCGGGGGCGTTCGCGGCGTACCTGGTGGACGCCGAGACCGGCGAGATGCACCCGATGATCAGCAACGGCCAGCGGCTGGCCGACATCGACGCGGCGCACACCAACATCTTCGGCGAGATGCTCGACCTGGAGGCGGGTGGGCTGCTGCACCCGTCCATCGACCCCATGGAGACCGCCGAGGACGTCGTCACCCGCTACCACCGCCTGTGGGACGAGATCAACGAGAGCGAGATCATCGAGGAGGTGGACTGGCACCGCGTGGAGCAGCGGATCAGGCGGCTCAACCTGCTGGGCTTCGACGTGGCCGAGATGATGGTGCGGCGCAAGGTCGGCACCGGGCGGCTCATCGTGCGGCCCAAGGTCGTCGACGCCGGGCACCACCAGCGGCGGTTGCTCCGGCTGACCGGGCTCGACGTGGAGGAGAACCAGGCGCGGCGGCTGCTCAACGACCTCGACGGGTTCCGGGTGGCCAAGGGGCTGCGGCACGAGGACGAGGCCATCGTGGCGCACAAGTGGCTGGCGGAGGTGTTCCAGCCGACGGTCGAGGCCATTCCCGCGGGGCTGCGCGGGAAGCTGGAGCCCGCGCAGCTGTTCCACGAGATTCTGGACCACCGCTGGTATCTGTCGGAGCAGGCGGGCGCGGACGTCGGGCTGGAGGCGGCCGTGAAGTCGTATGTGGACAACGTGCTCGTCCACAAGCCCGACGAGAAGGCGCTGCTGCCGGAGGACGCCGCTCAGTAG
- a CDS encoding DUF885 domain-containing protein has protein sequence MDEFLKWYFSDRPVVASFLGADGYDHTLGDFTASAWTAREKEEVRWLERLSATEAASPDDAIDRDLVLSQLRGSIALASWPEWRRDPAAYLSSIFGSMYTPFQRRLKPEPELVSSAISRLAEVPAVLAACRANLDPDLAAPLLIQRGLGQARTGRNFLTRTIPGMVEDSDLRAELAAAAEPAAEAFDRLVAFLESFQCGGTWRMGERLYSTLLRERELLGYGAAELHEKGKSAWAELDARMREVAVRVNGSEDWRAAMETLMDDHPPTLADMRAEYEAETRRAREFVRERDLVTFADGEECHVLPSAEYTRPILAVAHYLAPPPLASSRTGVFFVPYTPDDFTPEQVRQRLRTNSRAQMPSIAVHEAYPGHHWHLSYMAGNPRTVRKVFRTAYFTEGWALYVEKLLHEQGYFDTPATELAHLDCRIFRAARIVVDTALHCEDMSIEEAETFMATKASLSPGTAQGEVNRYCAWPTQAPSYLTGAIEIDRIRASFQGTLKEFHDTIAGSGGLPLGLAEQVALA, from the coding sequence GTGGACGAGTTTCTCAAGTGGTACTTTTCCGACCGTCCCGTCGTCGCCAGCTTCCTGGGAGCCGACGGCTACGATCACACCCTCGGCGATTTCACCGCCTCCGCCTGGACCGCCCGCGAGAAGGAAGAGGTCCGCTGGCTCGAGCGCCTGTCGGCGACCGAGGCCGCCTCGCCCGACGACGCGATCGACAGAGACCTTGTCCTCTCGCAGCTGAGAGGCTCCATCGCGCTGGCGTCCTGGCCCGAGTGGCGCCGCGACCCCGCCGCCTACCTCTCGTCGATCTTCGGCTCCATGTACACGCCGTTCCAGCGGCGCCTCAAGCCCGAGCCCGAGCTGGTGTCGTCCGCGATCTCCCGGTTAGCGGAGGTTCCTGCCGTGCTGGCGGCCTGCCGGGCGAACCTCGACCCCGACCTGGCGGCGCCGCTGCTGATCCAGCGAGGTCTCGGCCAGGCCCGCACCGGCCGCAACTTCCTCACCAGGACGATCCCGGGCATGGTGGAGGACTCCGACCTGCGGGCCGAGCTGGCGGCCGCAGCCGAGCCGGCCGCCGAGGCGTTCGACCGGCTTGTCGCGTTCCTCGAGTCCTTCCAGTGCGGTGGCACCTGGCGGATGGGGGAGCGGCTCTACTCCACGCTGCTGCGCGAGCGCGAGCTCCTCGGGTACGGCGCCGCCGAGCTGCACGAGAAGGGCAAGAGCGCCTGGGCCGAGCTGGACGCCAGGATGCGGGAGGTGGCGGTCCGGGTCAACGGGAGCGAGGACTGGCGGGCCGCGATGGAGACCCTCATGGACGACCATCCGCCGACCTTGGCGGACATGCGGGCCGAGTACGAGGCGGAGACCCGGCGGGCACGGGAGTTCGTCAGGGAGCGGGACCTGGTCACGTTCGCCGACGGCGAGGAGTGCCACGTGCTGCCGTCCGCCGAGTACACCCGGCCGATCCTGGCCGTCGCCCACTACCTCGCGCCGCCGCCGCTGGCCAGTTCGCGGACCGGCGTGTTCTTCGTGCCGTACACGCCTGACGACTTCACCCCCGAGCAGGTGCGCCAGCGCCTGCGCACCAACTCGCGAGCCCAGATGCCGTCGATCGCCGTCCACGAGGCGTACCCGGGGCACCACTGGCACCTGTCGTACATGGCGGGCAACCCGCGCACGGTCAGGAAGGTCTTCCGCACGGCGTACTTCACCGAGGGCTGGGCCCTCTACGTCGAGAAGCTCCTGCACGAGCAGGGCTACTTCGACACCCCCGCCACCGAGCTGGCGCACCTGGACTGCCGGATCTTCCGCGCCGCCAGGATCGTCGTGGACACGGCGCTGCACTGTGAGGACATGTCGATCGAAGAGGCCGAGACGTTCATGGCCACGAAGGCGTCGCTCTCGCCCGGCACCGCCCAGGGCGAGGTGAACCGCTACTGCGCGTGGCCCACGCAGGCGCCCTCCTACCTCACCGGCGCCATCGAGATCGACCGCATCCGCGCGTCGTTCCAGGGCACGCTGAAGGAGTTCCACGACACGATCGCGGGGTCCGGGGGCCTGCCACTGGGCCTGGCGGAGCAGGTGGCGCTGGCCTAA
- a CDS encoding class II aldolase/adducin family protein, which produces MSLREQLCEYGRRAVELGLVIGTSGNLSVRQGDLVAVTPSGAALDRLTPEMCPIVDVEGYLVEGELQPSSETPMHLAVYETTDAQAVVHTHSVFGTVVATTMTELPPVHYNALLLGGVVKVAEYATYGTPELAANVRAALEGKQAALMANHGGVTIGATLEQAFEATRLLEWLCEVYVRGLGVGKPTILTEEQLAAVVERALNPPEFPRR; this is translated from the coding sequence ATGAGCCTCCGCGAGCAGCTGTGCGAGTATGGCCGGCGCGCCGTCGAGCTCGGCCTGGTCATCGGCACCTCGGGCAACCTGAGCGTGCGCCAGGGCGACCTGGTCGCGGTGACCCCGTCGGGGGCGGCGCTGGACCGGCTCACCCCGGAGATGTGCCCCATCGTGGACGTCGAGGGTTACCTGGTGGAGGGCGAGCTGCAGCCGTCGAGTGAGACGCCCATGCATCTGGCCGTCTACGAGACCACCGACGCGCAGGCCGTCGTGCACACGCACTCGGTGTTCGGGACCGTCGTGGCGACCACCATGACCGAGCTGCCGCCGGTGCACTACAACGCGCTGCTGCTGGGCGGCGTGGTCAAGGTCGCCGAGTACGCCACCTATGGCACGCCGGAGCTGGCCGCCAACGTGCGGGCGGCGCTGGAGGGCAAGCAGGCCGCCCTGATGGCCAACCACGGCGGGGTGACCATCGGGGCGACGCTGGAGCAGGCGTTCGAGGCCACCCGGCTGCTCGAGTGGCTCTGCGAGGTCTACGTCCGCGGCCTCGGCGTGGGCAAGCCGACCATCCTGACGGAGGAGCAGCTGGCCGCCGTGGTCGAGCGTGCGCTCAACCCGCCCGAGTTCCCCCGGCGTTAG
- a CDS encoding TetR/AcrR family transcriptional regulator, whose amino-acid sequence MPKIVDHDERRRELLSAARRVIVRDGIDAATTRAIAKEAGYSNGVLAHYFTDKDEILLSALRQSHQRIRARLARKVEGVTGLAALRELLLDNLPLDADRTQETRLEVSFWSRSLASELLAEVQRAEAEELRAAVRDLLGQARAAGELRADDNLDDLTEHLLALVDGLSLHLLLYPGRLTRVDLERIMLQALDRL is encoded by the coding sequence ATGCCGAAGATCGTCGATCATGACGAGCGCAGGCGCGAGCTGTTGTCGGCGGCGCGCCGGGTGATCGTCAGGGACGGCATCGACGCCGCCACCACCAGGGCCATCGCCAAGGAGGCCGGCTACTCCAACGGGGTGCTCGCCCACTACTTCACCGACAAGGACGAGATCCTGCTGTCGGCGCTGCGGCAGTCGCACCAGCGCATCAGGGCGCGGCTGGCCCGCAAGGTGGAGGGCGTGACGGGGCTCGCGGCCCTGCGCGAACTGCTGCTCGACAACTTGCCGCTGGACGCCGATCGTACTCAGGAGACGCGGCTGGAGGTCAGCTTCTGGAGCCGCAGCCTGGCCTCGGAGCTACTGGCGGAGGTGCAGCGGGCGGAGGCGGAGGAGTTGCGGGCCGCCGTACGCGACCTGCTGGGCCAGGCGCGCGCGGCCGGCGAGCTGCGCGCGGACGACAACCTCGACGACCTGACCGAGCACCTGCTCGCCCTGGTCGACGGCCTCAGCCTGCACCTGCTGCTCTATCCCGGCCGGCTGACCCGCGTCGACCTGGAGCGGATCATGCTGCAGGCACTCGACCGCCTGTGA
- a CDS encoding carbohydrate kinase family protein, with translation MTIATVGVHIADILARPIDHIPEGQDTVLVDQIRLTAAGAAAGTAVDLVKLGNDVVTMGAIGDDELGDFLLMVLAKRGVDTSFLARRTGEQTAASILPIRPDGGRPSFHVPGANLSVTYADLDVAALRGVRAIHLGGMDVTFGLGDPAFFALLDEVRAAGTIITMDLLSEMPDLLGMARAFLPHVDYVLPNESQALLMTGCTDIPEAAAALLGDGPRGVLITMGAEGSLVVTDAGSEHVPALKTDVVDTTGCGDAYCAGFLTGLLHDQDVLTAARWGTAAAARVATGLGSDAGLTDLDSTLRTLT, from the coding sequence ATGACCATCGCCACCGTCGGCGTCCACATCGCCGACATCCTCGCCAGGCCCATCGATCACATTCCCGAGGGCCAGGACACCGTGCTGGTCGACCAGATCCGCCTCACCGCCGCGGGCGCCGCCGCCGGCACGGCGGTCGATCTGGTCAAGCTGGGCAACGACGTGGTCACGATGGGCGCCATCGGTGACGACGAGCTCGGCGACTTCCTGCTGATGGTGCTGGCCAAGCGGGGAGTGGACACCTCGTTCCTGGCCCGCAGGACGGGGGAGCAGACGGCCGCCTCGATCCTGCCGATCCGGCCGGACGGCGGGCGGCCCAGCTTCCACGTGCCCGGCGCGAACCTGTCCGTGACCTACGCCGACCTGGACGTCGCCGCGCTGCGCGGCGTGCGGGCGATCCATCTCGGCGGCATGGACGTCACGTTCGGCCTGGGGGATCCGGCCTTCTTCGCCCTCCTGGACGAGGTACGGGCGGCCGGGACCATCATCACCATGGACCTCCTGTCGGAGATGCCCGACTTACTGGGCATGGCCCGCGCCTTCCTCCCCCACGTCGACTACGTGCTGCCGAACGAATCCCAGGCCCTCCTCATGACCGGCTGCACGGACATCCCCGAGGCCGCGGCCGCACTGCTCGGCGACGGACCGCGCGGCGTGCTGATCACGATGGGCGCGGAAGGCAGCCTCGTCGTCACCGACGCCGGCTCCGAACACGTACCCGCGCTCAAGACGGACGTGGTGGACACGACCGGCTGCGGCGACGCGTACTGCGCGGGTTTCCTCACCGGCCTCCTCCACGACCAGGACGTCCTGACGGCCGCACGATGGGGCACGGCCGCCGCCGCCCGCGTCGCCACCGGCCTCGGCTCCGACGCCGGGCTCACCGACCTCGACTCGACCCTAAGGACGCTCACGTGA
- a CDS encoding aminotransferase class III-fold pyridoxal phosphate-dependent enzyme, whose product MNDAELRLRAAKVVPGGMYGHLNAAIFAPGYPQFFERGEGCRQWDVDGREYIDFMCSWGPIVLGHRHPRVERAAARQAALGDCLNGPGAIMVELAELLVDTIPSADWAMFSKNGTDATTQALMVARAATGRTKVLMAHGAYHGADPWCTPSLAGTTPNERADLVEFTYNSLESLEAAAATVEGDVAAIIVTPFKHDSFEDQELVEPAFARGARALADRLGAALVIDDVRAGFRIDLRGSWEPYGVRPDLTAWSKAMANGYPIAAVTGTDALRGPAQTLYSTGSFWFSAVAMAAAKATIETLRDTDGIAAMERAGTLLREGLNDQAKSHGFVVNQTGPVTIPWLSFDGDADLSVAMYWSDACLRHGVYLHPWHNWFMSAAHTDDDVAKALEGTDRAFAETRAHFG is encoded by the coding sequence GTGAACGACGCCGAACTCCGCCTGCGCGCCGCGAAGGTCGTCCCCGGCGGCATGTACGGGCACCTCAACGCCGCCATCTTCGCCCCCGGCTACCCGCAGTTCTTCGAGCGCGGCGAAGGGTGCCGGCAGTGGGACGTGGACGGGCGCGAGTACATCGACTTCATGTGCAGCTGGGGTCCCATCGTGCTCGGGCACCGGCACCCGCGCGTGGAGCGGGCCGCCGCCCGCCAGGCCGCGCTCGGCGACTGCCTCAACGGTCCCGGCGCGATCATGGTGGAGCTGGCCGAGCTGCTCGTGGACACCATCCCGAGCGCCGACTGGGCGATGTTCTCCAAGAACGGCACCGACGCCACCACCCAGGCGTTGATGGTCGCCAGAGCCGCCACCGGCCGGACGAAGGTGCTGATGGCGCACGGCGCTTACCACGGAGCCGACCCGTGGTGCACGCCCTCCTTGGCGGGCACGACGCCGAACGAGCGGGCCGACCTGGTCGAGTTCACGTACAACTCGCTGGAGTCGCTGGAGGCCGCGGCGGCCACCGTGGAAGGGGACGTGGCGGCGATCATCGTGACGCCGTTCAAGCACGACTCGTTCGAGGACCAGGAGTTGGTCGAGCCGGCCTTCGCCCGCGGCGCCCGCGCCCTGGCCGACCGGCTGGGGGCGGCGCTGGTGATCGACGACGTGCGGGCCGGTTTCCGCATCGACCTGCGAGGCTCCTGGGAGCCTTATGGGGTGCGGCCGGATCTGACGGCCTGGTCCAAGGCCATGGCCAACGGCTACCCGATCGCCGCCGTCACCGGCACCGACGCGCTGCGCGGGCCCGCGCAGACGTTGTACTCGACGGGCTCGTTCTGGTTCTCCGCGGTCGCCATGGCGGCGGCCAAGGCCACCATCGAGACCCTGCGTGACACGGACGGCATCGCCGCCATGGAGCGCGCCGGCACGCTCCTGCGCGAGGGCCTGAACGACCAGGCCAAGTCCCACGGCTTCGTGGTGAACCAGACGGGGCCGGTCACGATCCCGTGGCTGAGCTTCGACGGCGACGCGGACCTGTCCGTGGCCATGTACTGGAGCGACGCCTGCTTGCGGCACGGGGTGTATCTGCACCCGTGGCACAACTGGTTCATGTCGGCCGCGCACACGGACGACGACGTCGCCAAGGCACTGGAGGGCACCGACCGGGCCTTCGCCGAAACCCGGGCCCACTTCGGCTGA
- a CDS encoding RNA polymerase sigma factor, whose protein sequence is MGYALRRCADPDDAADVVAETFMIAWRRIAEVPAGPVDLSQLGRVFRALSDDDRELLSLVAWERLDPGQIARTLGISRNAARVRLYRARRRFARALAAAGIDTARAAAVEGSVL, encoded by the coding sequence ATGGGGTACGCGTTACGCCGATGCGCGGACCCCGATGACGCGGCCGACGTGGTGGCCGAGACCTTCATGATCGCCTGGCGCCGGATAGCCGAGGTCCCCGCGGGCCCAGTCGACCTCTCACAGCTCGGCCGGGTCTTCCGCGCGCTGTCCGACGACGACAGGGAGCTGCTGTCCCTGGTCGCCTGGGAGCGCCTCGACCCCGGCCAGATCGCCAGGACGCTCGGCATTTCCCGCAACGCCGCAAGAGTCAGGCTCTATCGCGCGCGACGGCGCTTCGCCCGCGCCCTGGCCGCAGCCGGAATCGATACCGCACGCGCCGCCGCAGTCGAAGGGAGCGTCCTGTGA